One window from the genome of Nicotiana sylvestris chromosome 9, ASM39365v2, whole genome shotgun sequence encodes:
- the LOC104238899 gene encoding cytochrome b561 and DOMON domain-containing protein At3g25290, with product MASHFHLFLASLLVLLFISPSTSLTCSSQTFSSNTKFTNCTDLPALKSFLHWTFDPTKSTLSVAFIASPASPDGWIAWGLNPTAPAMVGTQSLIAFKDPKGAMVVKTYNLTSYKSITESKILYNVLDSKAESSNGTMKIFATLELPENTTTVNQVWQVGPAVKDGKPVVHKFDTENLASKAILDLAATSSAGDGNKNAGSSASSSNSSSQSGNETGGSSRILKSENGIFAFLFFLGVLLLQL from the coding sequence ATGGCCTCTCATTTTCATCTCTTTCTTGCCTCCCTTCTTGTTCTTCTCTTCATCTCACCTTCCACATCTCTAACTTGCTCATCTCAAACATTTTCCAGCAACACCAAATTCACCAATTGTACTGATCTTCCTGCTCTCAAATCTTTCCTCCACTGGACCTTTGACCCCACTAAATCCACCCTATCTGTTGCCTTCATTGCTTCTCCAGCTTCCCCTGATGGTTGGATTGCTTGGGGTCTCAACCCCACTGCCCCAGCTATGGTTGGCACACAATCCCTTATAGCATTCAAAGATCCCAAAGGAGCCATGGTTGTCAAAACTTATAACCTTACTTCTTACAAATCAATTACAGAGTCTAAGATTTTGTACAATGTGTTGGATTCGAAAGCAGAGTCTTCTAATGGGACCATGAAAATCTTTGCCACGTTGGAGTTGCCGGAAAATACGACGACGGTGAACCAAGTATGGCAGGTGGGACCCGCGGTGAAAGATGGAAAGCCGGTGGTACATAAGTTTGATACTGAAAATTTGGCATCTAAAGCTATTCTGGATTTGGCTGCTACTTCTTCTGCCGGTGATGGGAATAAGAATGCTGGTTCCTCTGCAAGTAGTAGTAATAGTAGTAGCCAAAGTGGAAATGAGACTGGAGGATCTTCAAGAATTTTGAagagtgaaaatggtatttttgCCTTCTTGTTCTTCCTCGGAGTCTTGCTTTTGCAGCTTTAG